Proteins found in one Phoenicibacter congonensis genomic segment:
- a CDS encoding LysR family transcriptional regulator, producing the protein MNDTQLLCFVSVAQCLSFRRAAEELELSQPSVTKHIATLENELGGTLFARSTRTVSLTDLGEAFLPDAREILQIMSDASEKAKKKATGGHLVVGYNDCGQLYHISKVMKIFHEEHPNVGITLKLGTRDDSSESLNRGFLDLYFGFYGDSLVTESVFYNEILLDNLCFVTNVASKFANYDVLQASDLVGQQQIVCVPLAYRRRAAKFRLALPEASGPETIYCETTVEALSLVDAGYGFTLIPTAFASPGVNRVILPWKGDYSASYGIFSNINVENPLVDNIIKISEEVFANIPKKEGRLEQAIA; encoded by the coding sequence ATGAATGATACTCAGCTTTTGTGCTTCGTCAGTGTTGCGCAATGCCTAAGTTTTCGTCGCGCAGCAGAAGAACTTGAACTTTCACAACCAAGCGTTACAAAACACATTGCCACACTTGAAAATGAGCTTGGTGGCACGCTTTTTGCTCGCAGCACACGAACAGTGTCCCTCACTGACCTAGGGGAAGCATTTCTGCCAGATGCGCGTGAAATTTTACAGATTATGTCAGATGCCTCGGAAAAAGCAAAAAAGAAGGCTACAGGAGGCCATCTCGTCGTTGGATACAACGATTGCGGGCAACTCTACCACATATCAAAAGTCATGAAAATCTTCCATGAAGAACATCCGAATGTTGGCATCACTTTAAAACTTGGAACACGCGATGATTCAAGTGAAAGTCTAAATCGTGGGTTTCTCGATTTATATTTTGGATTCTATGGCGACTCACTGGTTACAGAAAGCGTTTTTTATAACGAAATTCTGTTGGATAACCTTTGCTTTGTGACAAACGTTGCTTCTAAATTTGCGAATTATGATGTTTTGCAGGCTAGTGATCTCGTGGGGCAACAACAAATTGTGTGTGTCCCTTTGGCATATCGCAGACGCGCTGCTAAATTCCGTCTAGCATTACCCGAGGCTTCAGGTCCAGAGACAATATATTGTGAAACGACCGTAGAAGCACTATCCTTAGTGGATGCAGGCTATGGATTTACACTAATTCCAACAGCTTTTGCATCTCCAGGCGTCAACAGGGTGATCTTGCCATGGAAAGGAGACTACAGCGCAAGCTATGGTATTTTCTCAAACATCAATGTCGAGAATCCTCTCGTAGACAACATCATTAAAATTTCAGAAGAGGTGTTTGCGAACATCCCTAAAAAAGAAGGAAGGCTAGAACAAGCAATTGCGTAG